From Actinoplanes oblitus, a single genomic window includes:
- a CDS encoding S1C family serine protease has translation MDTEESEALDAYSRIVTGVASRLLPSVAALTISSPRGGAGSAVTFTDDGFLLTNAHVVAGATTGSAAFADGTDTPFDVVGADPLADLAVVRVHRPGAPAAPLGDADRLRIGQLVVAVGNPMGLAGSVTAGVVSGLGRSLPARDGRRVRIIDDVIQTDAALNPGNSGGALADSTGTVVGVNTAVAGYGLGLAVPINSTTRSIIGDLVATGRVRRAWLGVAGVPIPLPPQLAGRLAQQHGLRVVEVVPGSPAGLAGIYLGDVLITAGGRPVGSVRALQRLMLGPAIGVDLPITLLRRNALVDVVALPAELT, from the coding sequence ATGGACACCGAAGAGTCCGAAGCGCTCGATGCCTACAGCCGCATCGTCACCGGTGTGGCCAGCCGTCTCCTGCCCTCGGTGGCGGCCCTCACGATCAGTTCTCCGCGCGGCGGCGCCGGCTCCGCGGTCACCTTCACCGACGACGGGTTCCTGCTGACCAACGCACACGTGGTGGCCGGCGCCACCACCGGTTCGGCGGCGTTCGCGGACGGCACCGACACGCCCTTCGACGTGGTCGGCGCGGACCCGCTCGCCGACCTCGCGGTGGTCCGGGTGCACCGCCCGGGCGCCCCGGCCGCGCCGCTGGGCGACGCCGACCGGCTGCGGATCGGCCAGCTCGTGGTGGCGGTCGGCAACCCGATGGGCCTGGCCGGCTCGGTCACCGCGGGCGTGGTCTCCGGCCTGGGCCGCTCGCTGCCGGCCCGGGACGGCCGCCGGGTACGGATCATCGACGACGTGATCCAGACCGACGCGGCACTGAACCCGGGGAACTCCGGCGGCGCGCTGGCCGACTCCACCGGCACCGTGGTCGGCGTGAACACCGCTGTCGCCGGGTACGGCCTGGGCCTGGCCGTCCCGATCAACAGCACCACCCGTTCGATCATCGGCGACCTGGTCGCCACCGGTCGGGTCCGGCGCGCCTGGCTCGGCGTCGCCGGGGTGCCCATCCCGTTGCCGCCGCAGCTGGCCGGACGACTGGCGCAGCAGCACGGGCTGCGGGTGGTGGAGGTGGTGCCGGGCAGCCCGGCCGGGCTGGCCGGGATCTACCTGGGCGACGTGCTGATCACCGCGGGCGGGCGCCCGGTCGGATCGGTGCGGGCGTTGCAGCGGTTGATGCTGGGACCGGCGATCGGCGTGGACCTGCCGATCACCCTGCTCCGCCGCAACGCACTGGTGGACGTGGTCGCCCTGCCGGCCGAGCTGACCTGA
- a CDS encoding SGNH/GDSL hydrolase family protein translates to MNSIFISSGTRQRIKAAGQIAGALAGVTALSAGLLLRQAADARRIIPLAEAPPPRGDGLYGPKLPGKPLNLVILGDSSAAGYGVHRPRETPGALFATGISRRLHRPVRLHRLAVVGSVSAGLPWQVDAALEYQPDLAIILIGGNDVTHVSARASAVRHLGDAVRRLREAGCRVVVGTCPDIGAIQPIKPPLRWLARRWSRQLAAAQTVAVVGAGGRTVSIGNLLGPMFEADPARMFGSDRFHPSAEGYARAAAVMMPTVMAALGEDDRPAVPVAEAVRTLPEAADEAVRSPGTEVSPIRAGGRWAQLRRHPWFGESRHWFGSGSKPGAASAVG, encoded by the coding sequence GTGAACAGCATTTTCATCAGCAGCGGCACCCGGCAGCGCATCAAGGCCGCCGGGCAGATCGCCGGGGCACTCGCCGGCGTCACCGCCCTCTCCGCCGGGCTCCTGCTGCGGCAGGCCGCCGACGCGCGCCGGATCATCCCGCTGGCCGAGGCGCCACCGCCGCGCGGCGACGGCCTCTACGGCCCGAAACTGCCCGGCAAACCACTCAACCTGGTGATCCTGGGTGACTCGTCGGCTGCCGGTTACGGCGTGCACCGGCCCCGGGAGACCCCTGGCGCGCTCTTCGCCACCGGCATCTCCCGCCGCCTGCACCGCCCGGTCCGCCTGCACCGCCTGGCCGTGGTGGGCAGCGTCTCGGCCGGCCTGCCCTGGCAGGTCGACGCCGCCCTGGAATATCAGCCGGACCTGGCCATCATCCTGATCGGCGGTAACGACGTCACCCACGTCTCGGCCCGGGCCTCGGCGGTGCGGCACCTCGGCGACGCGGTGCGCCGGCTGCGCGAGGCCGGCTGCCGGGTGGTCGTCGGCACCTGCCCGGACATCGGGGCGATCCAGCCGATCAAGCCGCCGCTGCGCTGGCTGGCCCGGCGCTGGAGCCGCCAGCTGGCGGCCGCGCAGACGGTGGCGGTGGTCGGCGCCGGGGGCCGGACCGTGTCGATCGGCAACCTGCTCGGCCCGATGTTCGAGGCGGACCCGGCCCGGATGTTCGGCTCGGACCGTTTCCACCCGTCCGCCGAGGGGTACGCACGAGCAGCGGCCGTGATGATGCCGACGGTGATGGCTGCCCTGGGCGAGGACGACCGCCCCGCCGTGCCGGTCGCCGAGGCGGTGCGCACCCTGCCGGAGGCCGCCGACGAGGCGGTCCGCTCGCCGGGCACCGAGGTCAGCCCGATCCGGGCCGGCGGGCGCTGGGCGCAGTTGCGGCGGCACCCGTGGTTCGGGGAGTCGCGGCACTGGTTCGGCTCTGGCTCGAAGCCGGGTGCCGCCAGCGCCGTAGGGTAG
- a CDS encoding ribonuclease Z: MRELIVLGTASQVPTRHRNHNGYLLRFDDEVILFDPGEGTQRQLLLAGLPVTPITRICVTHFHGDHSLGLPGILQRISLDRVPHPVSVHYPAGGQEFYHRLRHATSYWDNADIVPSPVGAAFVAETSAGRLTALPLRHSIETYGYRLTEPDSRRMVPELLAAHGISGPAVGELQRTGRAGAVTLEQVSTERPGQSMAFVMDTGLCDNVYALAQGVDLLVIESTFLAEDAGMAAQVGHLTAGQAAAVARECGVRHVVLTHFSQRYPDPSRFLEEARKEFDGPITVAEDLLRVPFPGRR; the protein is encoded by the coding sequence ATGCGTGAGCTGATCGTGCTGGGCACGGCCAGCCAGGTGCCGACCCGTCACCGCAACCACAACGGTTACCTGCTCCGCTTCGACGACGAGGTGATCCTGTTCGACCCCGGCGAGGGCACCCAGCGGCAGCTGCTGCTGGCCGGCCTGCCGGTCACCCCGATCACCCGGATCTGCGTCACCCACTTCCACGGCGACCACAGCCTCGGCCTGCCCGGCATCCTGCAGCGCATCTCGCTGGACCGGGTGCCGCATCCGGTCTCGGTGCACTATCCGGCCGGCGGCCAGGAGTTCTACCACCGTCTCCGGCACGCCACCAGTTACTGGGACAATGCCGACATCGTGCCGTCGCCGGTGGGCGCGGCGTTCGTCGCGGAGACGTCCGCCGGGCGCCTCACGGCGCTGCCCCTGCGTCATTCCATCGAGACGTACGGGTACCGCCTCACCGAGCCGGACTCCCGCCGGATGGTGCCGGAGCTGCTGGCCGCGCACGGGATCAGCGGGCCGGCCGTCGGCGAGCTGCAGCGGACCGGCCGGGCCGGCGCGGTGACCCTGGAACAGGTGAGCACGGAGCGCCCCGGGCAGAGCATGGCGTTCGTGATGGACACCGGCCTGTGCGACAACGTCTACGCCCTGGCGCAGGGAGTGGACCTGCTGGTCATCGAGTCGACGTTCCTGGCCGAGGACGCCGGGATGGCGGCGCAGGTGGGGCATCTGACGGCCGGGCAGGCGGCGGCGGTGGCCCGGGAGTGCGGGGTGCGGCACGTGGTGCTGACCCATTTCTCCCAGCGCTATCCGGACCCGTCCCGGTTCCTGGAGGAGGCCCGCAAGGAGTTCGACGGGCCGATCACCGTCGCTGAGGATCTGTTGCGCGTTCCGTTTCCTGGGCGGCGCTGA
- a CDS encoding acetyl-CoA C-acetyltransferase gives MPEAVIVATARSPIGRAHKGSLKDLRPDDLTATIVDAALNKVPELDRTLIEDLYLGCGLPGGEQGFNMGRVVATKLGLDGLPGATITRYCSSSLQTTRMAFHAIKAGEGDIFISAGVETVSRFARGSSDGLPSAAQELVGGGWENPAFADARARTAATAKNGGVWHDPREDGLLPDIYIGMGYTAENLAQLKNVSREEMDEFGVRSQNLAEKAIANGFWAREITPVTLPDGTVVSKDDGPRPGVTLDAVSQLKPVFREDGRVTAGNCCPLNDGAAALVVMSDTKARELGITPLARIVSTGVTALSPEIMGLGPVEASKQALKRAGMTIDDVDLVEINEAFAAQVIPSYQDLGIPLEKLNVNGGAIAVGHPFGMTGARITGTLINSLDWHDKSIGLETMCVGGGQGMALVIERLS, from the coding sequence ATGCCGGAAGCTGTCATCGTCGCCACTGCCCGCTCGCCGATCGGTCGCGCCCACAAGGGCTCGCTCAAGGATCTGCGCCCCGACGACCTCACCGCCACCATCGTCGACGCCGCGCTCAACAAGGTGCCCGAGCTCGACCGCACCCTGATCGAGGACCTCTATCTCGGTTGTGGCCTGCCCGGCGGTGAGCAGGGCTTCAACATGGGTCGCGTGGTCGCCACCAAGCTGGGCCTGGACGGCCTGCCGGGCGCCACCATCACCCGGTACTGCTCGTCGTCGCTGCAGACCACCCGGATGGCGTTCCACGCCATCAAGGCGGGCGAGGGCGACATCTTCATCTCGGCCGGTGTGGAGACCGTTTCCCGGTTCGCCCGGGGCAGCTCCGACGGCCTGCCCTCGGCCGCGCAGGAGCTGGTCGGCGGCGGCTGGGAAAATCCCGCGTTCGCCGACGCGCGGGCCCGCACCGCCGCCACCGCGAAGAACGGCGGGGTCTGGCACGACCCGCGCGAGGACGGCCTGCTCCCCGACATCTACATCGGGATGGGCTACACCGCGGAGAACCTCGCCCAGCTGAAGAACGTCTCCCGCGAGGAGATGGACGAGTTCGGCGTCCGCTCGCAGAACCTGGCCGAGAAGGCCATCGCCAACGGTTTCTGGGCCCGTGAGATCACCCCGGTGACCCTGCCCGACGGCACCGTCGTGTCGAAGGACGACGGCCCCCGCCCGGGCGTCACGCTGGACGCGGTGTCCCAGCTCAAGCCGGTCTTCCGGGAGGACGGCCGGGTCACCGCCGGCAACTGCTGCCCGCTCAACGACGGCGCCGCCGCGCTGGTCGTGATGAGCGACACCAAGGCCCGGGAGCTGGGCATCACCCCGCTCGCCCGGATCGTCTCCACCGGCGTCACCGCGCTCTCCCCGGAGATCATGGGTCTCGGCCCGGTCGAGGCCTCCAAGCAGGCCCTCAAGCGGGCCGGCATGACCATCGACGACGTCGACCTGGTCGAGATCAACGAGGCGTTCGCCGCCCAGGTCATCCCGTCGTACCAGGACCTGGGCATCCCGCTGGAGAAGCTGAACGTGAACGGCGGCGCCATCGCCGTCGGCCACCCGTTCGGCATGACCGGCGCCCGGATCACCGGCACCCTGATCAACTCGCTCGACTGGCACGACAAGTCGATCGGCCTGGAGACCATGTGCGTCGGCGGTGGCCAGGGCATGGCCCTCGTCATCGAGCGGCTCAGCTGA
- a CDS encoding NAD(P)/FAD-dependent oxidoreductase, whose translation MNPPRIVVVGAGHVGLYTALRLSKKLNRNHAEVVVIDPVPHMTYQPFLPEAAAGSISPRHAVVPLRRELKKCRIVSGEVTKVEHARKTVTIQPIDGPSYEMAYDHIVVAPGSVSRTLPIPGLSEIGIGLKTIGEAIYLRNHILDRLDVAAVTPDPEVRKASLNFVFVGGGFAGIEALAEMQDVVADALKYYPELDPKEVHFILVEATNRILPEVGPEMGAYAARQLAARGIDLRLDTFLNSCVDGQIELSDGDSFRAETLVWTAGVKPSPMLQQTDLPLGPRGHVNCLPTLQVATLEGEVLDGAWAAGDCAQVPDLTNPGGWCSPSAQHAVRQAKVLADNIRQVVLGGAPVEYRHKHVGGVAGLGINKGVAHVYGIKVKGYPAWLMHRFYHVSRIPSFNRKVRVLADWVLAFVLKRETVALGQLHAPREEFLEVTPPVAPKPKAEEKSADKVGSTR comes from the coding sequence GTGAATCCGCCGCGCATAGTCGTCGTAGGTGCAGGTCATGTCGGGCTGTACACGGCCCTACGCCTGTCCAAGAAGCTGAACCGGAACCACGCCGAGGTCGTTGTCATCGACCCCGTGCCGCACATGACCTATCAGCCGTTCCTGCCCGAGGCAGCGGCCGGTAGCATCTCGCCGCGCCACGCCGTTGTGCCGCTGCGCCGTGAGCTGAAGAAGTGTCGCATCGTCTCCGGTGAGGTCACGAAGGTCGAGCACGCTCGCAAGACCGTGACCATCCAGCCGATCGACGGCCCCTCCTACGAGATGGCCTACGACCACATCGTGGTGGCGCCCGGCTCCGTCTCGCGGACTCTCCCGATCCCCGGCCTCAGCGAGATCGGTATCGGTCTCAAGACCATCGGTGAGGCCATCTACCTGCGTAACCACATCCTCGACCGGCTCGACGTCGCCGCCGTGACGCCGGACCCCGAGGTGCGCAAGGCCTCGCTGAACTTCGTCTTCGTCGGTGGTGGCTTCGCCGGCATCGAGGCGCTCGCCGAGATGCAGGACGTGGTCGCCGACGCGCTGAAGTACTACCCGGAGCTGGACCCCAAGGAGGTCCACTTCATCCTGGTCGAGGCGACCAACCGGATCCTGCCCGAGGTCGGCCCGGAGATGGGCGCCTACGCCGCCCGTCAGCTCGCCGCCCGCGGCATCGACCTGCGCCTGGACACCTTCCTCAACTCGTGTGTCGACGGCCAGATCGAGCTCTCCGACGGTGACTCGTTCCGCGCCGAGACCCTGGTCTGGACGGCCGGCGTCAAGCCGTCCCCGATGCTGCAGCAGACCGACCTGCCGCTCGGCCCGCGCGGGCACGTCAACTGCCTGCCCACCCTGCAGGTCGCCACGCTGGAGGGCGAGGTGCTCGACGGCGCCTGGGCCGCCGGTGACTGCGCGCAGGTCCCCGACCTGACCAACCCGGGTGGCTGGTGCTCGCCGAGCGCCCAGCACGCGGTGCGGCAGGCCAAGGTGCTCGCCGACAACATCCGTCAGGTCGTCCTCGGCGGCGCCCCGGTGGAGTACCGGCACAAGCACGTCGGTGGCGTCGCCGGCCTGGGCATCAACAAGGGTGTCGCGCACGTCTACGGCATCAAGGTCAAGGGCTACCCGGCGTGGCTGATGCACCGCTTCTACCACGTCAGCCGGATCCCGTCGTTCAACCGCAAGGTGCGGGTGCTCGCCGACTGGGTGCTGGCCTTCGTGCTCAAGCGGGAGACCGTGGCGCTCGGCCAGCTGCACGCGCCGCGTGAGGAGTTCCTCGAGGTGACCCCGCCGGTGGCGCCGAAGCCCAAGGCGGAGGAGAAGTCGGCCGACAAGGTCGGCTCCACCCGCTGA
- a CDS encoding YkvA family protein, producing MAKTLKRTAAFTALGRALMAGARGGPSLSRRLGAIPRMLKATAKGEYDGGMRLALMAAATAYVISPIDAVPEAFLFVFGLVDDAVAITWLAGTVLSETERFLEWERVTKPAVVR from the coding sequence ATGGCCAAAACACTGAAGCGTACGGCGGCCTTCACCGCGCTGGGCCGGGCCCTGATGGCCGGCGCCCGCGGCGGGCCGTCGCTGAGCCGGCGACTCGGGGCGATCCCACGGATGCTCAAGGCGACCGCCAAGGGTGAGTACGACGGCGGCATGCGGCTGGCCCTGATGGCCGCCGCGACGGCCTATGTGATCTCTCCCATCGACGCCGTTCCGGAGGCCTTCCTCTTCGTCTTCGGCCTGGTCGACGACGCGGTGGCGATCACCTGGCTGGCCGGCACGGTGCTCAGCGAGACGGAGCGGTTCCTGGAGTGGGAGCGGGTGACGAAGCCCGCCGTCGTACGCTGA
- a CDS encoding cystathionine beta-synthase — protein sequence MRYYDNVVEIIGNTPLVRLNSVTEGISATVLAKVEYMNPGGSVKDRIALRMVEDAEAAGLLKPGGTIVEPTSGNTGVGLALVAQQRGYKCVFVCPDKVSEDKQNVLRAYGAEVVVCPTAVAPEDPRSYYNVSDKLTRDIPGAWKPDQYSNPANPRSHYEQTGPELWEQTEGKITHFVAGVGTGGTISGVGRYLKERGDVRVIGADPEGSVYSGGTGRPYLVEGVGEDFWPTAYDQQVTDEVIKVSDSDSFEMTRRLAREEGLLVGGSCGMAVVAALEVARKAGPDDVVVVLLPDGGRGYLSKIFNDKWMARYGFLRTPGDAPTVADALAAKGAEIPPLVHVHPTETVRDAIDYMREYAVSQLPVLKAEPPVVTGEVAGSISEKALLDALFTGQAHLHDTIERHMSESLPMIGGGEPVSEAVALLEKSDAAMVLVDGKPAGVLTRQDLLAHLS from the coding sequence GTGCGCTATTACGACAACGTGGTCGAGATCATCGGCAACACCCCGCTGGTCCGGCTGAACAGCGTGACCGAGGGCATCAGTGCCACAGTGCTGGCCAAGGTCGAGTACATGAATCCCGGCGGTTCGGTGAAAGACCGGATCGCCCTGCGGATGGTCGAGGACGCCGAGGCCGCGGGGCTGCTCAAGCCCGGTGGCACGATCGTCGAGCCGACCAGCGGCAACACCGGGGTCGGCCTGGCCCTGGTGGCGCAGCAGCGGGGCTACAAGTGCGTCTTCGTCTGCCCGGACAAGGTCAGCGAGGACAAGCAGAACGTGCTGCGGGCGTACGGCGCCGAGGTCGTGGTCTGCCCGACCGCTGTGGCTCCGGAGGACCCGCGTTCCTACTACAACGTTTCCGACAAGCTGACCCGGGACATCCCGGGCGCCTGGAAACCCGACCAGTACAGCAACCCGGCGAACCCGCGGTCGCACTACGAGCAGACCGGCCCGGAGCTCTGGGAGCAGACCGAGGGCAAGATCACCCATTTCGTGGCCGGTGTCGGCACCGGCGGGACGATCAGCGGCGTCGGGCGCTACCTCAAGGAGCGGGGCGACGTCCGGGTGATCGGCGCCGACCCGGAGGGCTCGGTGTACTCCGGCGGCACCGGCCGGCCCTACCTGGTGGAGGGCGTCGGCGAGGACTTCTGGCCGACGGCGTACGACCAGCAGGTCACCGACGAGGTCATCAAGGTCAGCGACTCGGACTCGTTCGAGATGACCCGCCGCCTGGCCCGCGAGGAGGGGCTGCTGGTCGGTGGCTCGTGCGGGATGGCAGTGGTCGCGGCGCTCGAAGTGGCTCGCAAGGCCGGCCCGGACGACGTGGTGGTGGTGCTGCTGCCGGACGGCGGCCGCGGTTACCTCTCCAAGATCTTCAACGACAAGTGGATGGCCCGGTACGGGTTCCTGCGTACCCCCGGCGACGCGCCGACGGTGGCCGACGCGCTGGCCGCCAAGGGTGCGGAGATCCCGCCGCTGGTGCACGTGCACCCCACCGAGACGGTCCGCGACGCGATCGACTACATGCGGGAGTACGCGGTCAGCCAGCTCCCGGTGCTCAAGGCGGAGCCGCCGGTGGTGACCGGTGAGGTGGCCGGCTCGATCTCGGAGAAGGCGCTGCTCGACGCGCTGTTCACCGGGCAGGCGCACCTGCACGACACGATCGAGCGGCACATGAGCGAGTCGCTGCCGATGATCGGTGGCGGTGAGCCGGTGAGCGAGGCGGTGGCGTTGCTGGAGAAATCGGACGCGGCGATGGTTCTGGTGGACGGCAAGCCGGCGGGCGTGCTGACCCGTCAGGATCTGCTCGCCCATCTCTCCTGA
- a CDS encoding Bax inhibitor-1/YccA family membrane protein, which yields MKTSNPVLSRLGQAAERERTAGYGPSGPAGHAGYGQPGYGAPGYGQPAYGAPGYGQPYPTADGYAAAPPSVQPMTIDDVVVKTVTLLGITGITAIAAWNLIPTELTGIAWIGAAMVGVVLGMVISFMRVANPALVIAYAVVEGVFVGMVSKAFETIFGYEGIVLQAVVATFGVFFLMAALYRARVIRATPKFQRIMISVMAGLFAVMLINFVLYLFGVNTGLRDNGPLGYAFSLVCIVVASLSFILNFNEIEEGVRAGLPRRYSWTAAFGILVGLVWLYIEILRLLSYLQGDD from the coding sequence GTGAAGACTTCTAACCCGGTGCTCTCGCGCCTCGGCCAGGCGGCCGAGCGGGAGCGGACGGCCGGGTACGGGCCATCTGGGCCGGCCGGGCACGCGGGTTACGGTCAGCCGGGTTACGGTGCGCCGGGCTACGGTCAGCCGGCCTACGGTGCGCCGGGCTACGGCCAGCCGTACCCGACCGCTGATGGCTACGCCGCCGCCCCGCCCTCCGTGCAGCCGATGACCATCGACGACGTCGTCGTCAAGACGGTCACCCTGCTGGGCATCACCGGCATCACCGCGATCGCCGCGTGGAACCTGATCCCGACGGAGCTGACCGGCATCGCGTGGATCGGCGCCGCCATGGTCGGCGTCGTGCTCGGCATGGTCATCTCGTTCATGCGGGTCGCCAACCCGGCGCTGGTCATCGCGTACGCGGTGGTCGAGGGCGTCTTCGTCGGCATGGTCAGCAAGGCGTTCGAGACGATCTTCGGCTACGAGGGCATCGTCCTGCAGGCGGTGGTCGCCACCTTCGGCGTCTTCTTCCTGATGGCGGCGCTCTACCGAGCCCGGGTCATCCGCGCCACGCCGAAATTCCAGCGCATCATGATCTCGGTGATGGCCGGCCTGTTCGCGGTCATGCTGATCAACTTCGTGCTGTACCTGTTCGGCGTCAACACCGGCCTGCGCGACAACGGCCCGCTCGGCTACGCCTTCAGCCTGGTCTGCATCGTCGTCGCCTCGCTGAGCTTCATCCTGAACTTCAACGAGATCGAGGAGGGCGTCCGCGCCGGCCTGCCGCGGCGCTACTCGTGGACCGCGGCCTTCGGCATCCTGGTCGGCCTGGTCTGGCTCTACATCGAGATCCTGCGCCTGCTCAGCTATCTCCAGGGCGACGACTGA
- the ppk2 gene encoding polyphosphate kinase 2 — MSTEVDSEYEEAITHPYAGPIAELTGYRVVDDEDDDPRLLNADGTPVDTWREDYPYDDRLSRAQYDHHKRLLQIELLKLQNWCKDTGERLVILFEGRDAAGKGGTIKRFMEHLNPRGASVVALEKPNQRESTQWYYQRYIKHLPSAGEIVLFDRSWYNRAGVERVMGFCTRKEYLEFLRQTPELERMLVNSGIKLVKFWFSVTQKEQHTRFAIRQVDPVRQWKLSPMDLESLDKWDDYTEAKEAMFFYTDTADAPWTVVKSNDKKRARLEAMRHVLSRFEYAGKDEEVVGRPDPLIVGPASLVVEYTDSGPRVFPRL, encoded by the coding sequence ATGAGCACTGAAGTCGACTCTGAGTACGAAGAGGCGATCACCCACCCCTACGCGGGGCCGATCGCCGAGCTGACCGGGTACCGCGTGGTCGACGACGAGGACGATGACCCGCGTCTGCTGAACGCGGACGGCACCCCGGTGGACACGTGGCGGGAGGACTACCCGTACGACGACCGGTTGTCCCGCGCGCAGTACGACCACCACAAACGGCTGCTCCAGATCGAGCTGCTGAAGCTGCAGAACTGGTGCAAGGACACCGGGGAGCGCCTGGTGATCCTCTTCGAGGGCCGGGACGCCGCCGGCAAGGGCGGCACCATCAAGCGCTTCATGGAGCACCTCAACCCGCGCGGCGCCTCCGTGGTGGCGCTGGAGAAACCGAACCAGCGGGAGAGCACGCAGTGGTACTACCAGCGCTACATCAAGCACCTGCCGTCCGCCGGTGAGATCGTGCTCTTCGACCGGTCCTGGTACAACCGGGCCGGCGTGGAGCGGGTGATGGGCTTCTGCACCCGCAAGGAGTACCTGGAGTTCCTCAGGCAGACCCCGGAACTGGAGCGGATGCTGGTCAACTCGGGCATCAAGCTGGTCAAGTTCTGGTTCTCGGTGACCCAGAAGGAGCAGCACACCCGCTTCGCCATCCGCCAGGTCGACCCGGTCCGGCAGTGGAAGCTCTCGCCGATGGACCTGGAGTCCCTCGACAAATGGGATGACTACACCGAGGCGAAGGAGGCGATGTTCTTCTACACCGACACCGCCGACGCGCCGTGGACCGTGGTGAAGAGCAACGACAAGAAACGCGCCCGGCTGGAGGCGATGCGGCACGTGCTGAGCCGCTTCGAGTACGCCGGGAAGGACGAGGAGGTGGTCGGCCGCCCCGACCCGCTGATCGTCGGCCCGGCCTCGCTGGTGGTGGAGTACACCGACTCCGGCCCGCGGGTATTCCCGCGTCTCTAG
- a CDS encoding SGNH/GDSL hydrolase family protein yields MAGLPERLTKAAATSLLAGALGGAALLAGEMLAAKARRYAKPTMGLALRTSMGPAGAPPLRLVLLGDSAAVGVGVEWLADTVGGQLARLVADGSPETGPRHVLLSSVGVAGSRSMDLATQVARALLGARPDVAVILIGSNDATSLRDPEEAAGHLGQAVRRLRSAGVQVVVGTCPDLGAMRSLAPPLRQIAGLVGRRMARAQAKAVIEAGGSVVDLGAETGAVFRADAGTLCYDGFHPSADGYRVWAHALYPAVAKAAMSGV; encoded by the coding sequence ATGGCTGGGCTGCCGGAACGATTGACCAAGGCCGCGGCCACGAGCCTGCTCGCCGGCGCGCTGGGCGGTGCCGCCCTGCTCGCCGGGGAGATGCTGGCCGCCAAGGCCCGCCGCTATGCGAAACCCACCATGGGTCTGGCACTGCGCACCTCGATGGGCCCGGCCGGCGCCCCGCCGCTGCGGCTGGTGCTGCTCGGCGACTCGGCAGCGGTCGGGGTCGGCGTGGAGTGGCTGGCCGACACGGTCGGCGGGCAACTGGCCCGGCTGGTCGCCGACGGCTCGCCGGAGACCGGCCCGCGGCACGTGCTGCTGTCCAGCGTCGGCGTGGCCGGTTCCCGGTCGATGGACCTGGCCACCCAGGTGGCCCGGGCCCTGCTCGGCGCCCGGCCGGACGTCGCGGTCATCCTGATCGGGTCGAATGACGCCACCTCGCTGCGCGACCCCGAGGAGGCGGCCGGTCACCTCGGCCAGGCGGTGCGGCGGCTCCGCTCGGCAGGCGTGCAGGTGGTCGTCGGCACCTGCCCCGACCTGGGCGCGATGCGCTCGCTGGCGCCGCCGCTGCGGCAGATCGCCGGGCTGGTCGGCCGCCGGATGGCGCGGGCCCAGGCCAAGGCGGTGATCGAGGCGGGCGGCTCGGTGGTCGATCTCGGCGCGGAGACCGGGGCGGTGTTCCGCGCCGACGCGGGAACGCTCTGCTACGACGGGTTCCACCCGTCCGCTGACGGTTACCGGGTCTGGGCGCACGCGCTCTACCCGGCGGTCGCCAAGGCCGCGATGAGCGGAGTATGA
- a CDS encoding GNAT family N-acetyltransferase translates to MSVLLRPADDADPFRVGALHQRSRVATYSGFISREVLEARSAESFGEWWAERWRWERETHRLTLAEVDGELAGFSYLGPSETPEAAELYAIHVDPDHIGTGIGRALMIHALKELPSIGGDRAVLWVLTENHQARRFYERGGWHPDGATRTEPVNDVPVPQLRYSHPL, encoded by the coding sequence ATGAGCGTTCTGCTGCGTCCCGCCGATGACGCCGATCCGTTCCGGGTCGGCGCCCTGCACCAGCGTTCCCGGGTGGCCACCTACTCCGGTTTCATCAGCCGTGAGGTGCTCGAGGCCCGCAGCGCGGAGTCGTTCGGCGAGTGGTGGGCCGAGCGCTGGCGATGGGAGCGGGAGACCCACCGGTTGACCCTCGCCGAGGTGGACGGCGAGCTGGCCGGCTTCAGCTACCTGGGCCCGAGCGAGACCCCGGAGGCTGCCGAGCTCTACGCCATCCACGTGGACCCCGACCACATCGGCACCGGCATCGGCCGCGCCCTGATGATCCACGCGCTGAAGGAGCTGCCCAGCATCGGCGGTGACCGCGCGGTCCTGTGGGTCCTGACCGAAAACCATCAGGCCCGTCGCTTCTATGAGAGAGGTGGCTGGCATCCCGACGGCGCCACCCGGACCGAGCCTGTAAACGACGTTCCTGTCCCCCAACTCCGCTACTCCCACCCGCTGTGA